The following coding sequences lie in one Isoptericola variabilis 225 genomic window:
- a CDS encoding DNA topoisomerase (ATP-hydrolyzing) subunit A, with protein sequence MARKSSAPATDEPFDEKIVDIDVASEMETSFLEYAYSVIYSRALPDARDGLKPVQRRILYMMAEMGLRPDRAHVKSSRVVGEVMGKLHPHGDAAIYDALVRLAQDFSLRLPLVDGHGNFGSLDDGPAAARYTEARLAPPSMAMTAGLDEDVVDFVPNYDNKLTQPAVLPSAIPNLLVNGASGIAVGMATNMPPHNLVEVVAAGQHLLKHPGATLEDVMRYVPGPDLPSGGKIVGLEGVRDAYRTGRGSFRTRATARIENVTARRKGIVVTELPYTVGPEKVIEKIAEGVKAKKIQGVTNVQDLTDRSHGLRLVIEVKTGFDPDAVLEQLYRTTPLEDSFGINNVALVDGQPRTLGLLELLRVWVDHRIDVVRRRSAFRLGKRKERLHLVEGLLLAIVDIDEVIQVIRSSDDAGIARERLMSVFDLSEPQATYILDLQLRRLTKFSRIELEKEKGELEREIAELEEILSDDARLRGVVSAEMGEVAKAYGTPRRTVLLDSAGGATPASTATNGRAAKGAPALDLQIADAPTRVLLSATGLLARTSGEDADAPPVRSGRRHAHDALRGDVAATTRGEVGLVTSAGRLLRVSVLDLPSLPPTDGPPSLSGGVPVSELVALRSGEQALAVVSLAADAPTLALGTAGGVVKRVVAGDAPSNKDEWDVIALKDGDVVVGAAPVADEDELVFVSSDASLLHFAATAVRPQGRAAGGMAGIRLGAGQRATFFGAVRAATRDLYQVVTVAGASDALPGTGGGSVKVTPYELYPGKGRGTGGVRAHRFLKGEDSLVLAWVGEGPARAVGTGGQPVELPAPVERRDGSGTPLPGPLAAIG encoded by the coding sequence ATGGCGCGCAAGTCCAGCGCACCCGCCACCGACGAGCCGTTCGACGAGAAGATCGTCGACATCGACGTCGCGTCGGAGATGGAGACGTCGTTCCTCGAGTACGCGTACTCCGTCATCTACAGCCGCGCCCTGCCCGACGCGCGCGACGGCCTCAAGCCGGTGCAGCGCCGCATCCTGTACATGATGGCCGAGATGGGCCTGCGCCCGGACCGCGCGCACGTGAAGTCCTCGCGCGTGGTCGGCGAGGTCATGGGCAAGCTGCACCCCCACGGGGACGCGGCGATCTACGACGCGCTCGTGCGCCTCGCGCAGGACTTCTCGCTGCGCCTGCCGCTCGTGGACGGCCACGGCAACTTCGGCTCGCTCGACGACGGGCCGGCCGCCGCCCGGTACACCGAGGCGCGCCTCGCTCCCCCGTCGATGGCGATGACGGCCGGGCTCGACGAGGACGTCGTCGACTTCGTGCCCAACTACGACAACAAGCTCACCCAGCCGGCGGTGCTGCCGTCGGCGATCCCGAACCTGCTCGTCAACGGCGCGTCGGGCATCGCGGTCGGCATGGCCACCAACATGCCGCCGCACAACCTCGTCGAGGTCGTCGCGGCCGGCCAGCACCTGCTGAAGCACCCGGGCGCGACGCTCGAGGACGTCATGCGGTACGTGCCGGGCCCGGACCTGCCGTCGGGCGGCAAGATCGTCGGCCTGGAGGGCGTGCGCGACGCCTACCGCACGGGCCGCGGCTCGTTCCGCACCCGGGCGACCGCCCGGATCGAGAACGTCACCGCGCGCCGCAAGGGCATCGTCGTGACCGAGCTGCCCTACACGGTCGGGCCCGAGAAGGTCATCGAGAAGATCGCCGAGGGCGTCAAGGCCAAGAAGATCCAGGGCGTCACCAACGTCCAGGACCTCACCGACCGCTCGCACGGCCTGCGGCTCGTCATCGAGGTCAAGACGGGCTTCGACCCCGACGCCGTGCTCGAGCAGCTCTACCGCACCACGCCTCTCGAGGACTCGTTCGGCATCAACAACGTCGCGCTCGTCGACGGCCAGCCGCGGACGCTCGGCCTGCTCGAGCTGCTGCGCGTGTGGGTCGACCACCGCATCGACGTCGTGCGCCGGCGCTCGGCGTTCCGCCTCGGCAAGCGCAAGGAACGCCTGCACCTGGTCGAGGGCCTGCTGCTCGCCATCGTCGACATCGACGAGGTCATCCAGGTCATCCGCTCCTCGGACGACGCGGGCATCGCGCGCGAGCGGCTCATGAGCGTGTTCGACCTGTCCGAGCCGCAGGCGACCTACATTCTCGACCTGCAGCTGCGGCGCCTGACGAAGTTCTCCCGCATCGAGCTCGAGAAGGAGAAGGGCGAGCTCGAGCGCGAGATCGCCGAGCTGGAGGAGATCCTGTCCGACGACGCGCGCCTGCGCGGCGTGGTGTCGGCCGAGATGGGCGAGGTCGCCAAGGCGTACGGCACGCCGCGGCGCACGGTCCTGCTCGACTCCGCGGGCGGGGCGACGCCCGCCTCCACCGCGACGAACGGACGTGCCGCCAAGGGCGCCCCGGCGCTCGACCTGCAGATCGCCGACGCCCCCACGCGCGTGCTCCTGTCGGCGACGGGCCTGCTGGCCCGCACGTCGGGCGAGGACGCGGACGCGCCGCCCGTGCGCTCCGGGCGCCGGCACGCGCACGACGCGCTGCGCGGCGACGTCGCCGCGACGACGCGCGGCGAGGTCGGGCTCGTCACGTCCGCGGGCCGGCTGCTGCGCGTCTCCGTGCTCGACCTGCCGTCGCTGCCGCCGACCGACGGCCCGCCCTCGCTGTCGGGCGGCGTGCCGGTCAGCGAGCTCGTCGCGCTGCGCTCGGGCGAGCAGGCGCTCGCCGTCGTCTCGCTCGCCGCCGACGCCCCGACGCTCGCCCTCGGCACCGCCGGCGGCGTCGTCAAGCGTGTCGTGGCGGGCGACGCGCCGAGCAACAAGGACGAGTGGGACGTCATCGCCCTCAAGGACGGCGACGTCGTCGTCGGCGCGGCGCCCGTCGCGGACGAGGACGAGCTCGTGTTCGTGTCCTCCGACGCGAGCCTGCTGCACTTCGCCGCGACGGCGGTGCGCCCCCAGGGCCGCGCCGCGGGCGGCATGGCCGGGATCCGGCTCGGCGCCGGCCAGCGCGCCACGTTCTTCGGCGCCGTCCGCGCCGCGACCCGCGACCTCTACCAGGTCGTGACCGTGGCCGGGGCCTCCGACGCCCTGCCCGGCACGGGCGGCGGATCGGTCAAGGTCACGCCGTACGAGCTCTACCCCGGCAAGGGCCGCGGCACCGGCGGCGTCCGGGCGCACCGCTTCCTCAAGGGCGAGGACTCGCTCGTCCTGGCCTGGGTCGGCGAGGGACCGGCGCGCGCCGTGGGCACGGGCGGGCAACCCGTCGAGCTGCCGGCGCCCGTCGAGCGCCGGGACGGCTCCGGCACGCCGCTGCCCGGCCCGCTGGCCGCGATCGGCTGA
- a CDS encoding alpha/beta fold hydrolase, whose translation MDIILVPGFWLNASAWDAVTPPLVAAGHTVHPLTLPGMGSVEEDRSGITFEDHVAAVVEALDALGPDASVALVGHSGGGAVIHAVADRRPDRIARNVYVDALPIGDGGVINDELPVVDGEIPLPDWSVFDDADLVDLDDELRARFRAQAVPTPARVASDPVRLTVERRYDVPSTVIACEVFEGFESPTQMYRHFMDAGHPYTAELAAMRDLEIVDLPTGHWPMLTRPTELGEAIAAAVARA comes from the coding sequence ATGGACATCATCCTGGTTCCCGGCTTCTGGCTGAACGCGTCCGCGTGGGACGCCGTCACCCCGCCCCTCGTCGCCGCGGGGCACACCGTGCACCCGCTCACCCTGCCCGGCATGGGGTCGGTCGAAGAGGACCGCTCCGGCATCACGTTCGAGGACCACGTCGCCGCGGTGGTCGAGGCGCTCGACGCGCTCGGTCCGGACGCGTCCGTCGCCCTCGTGGGCCACTCGGGCGGCGGTGCCGTGATCCACGCGGTGGCGGACCGCAGGCCGGACCGCATCGCCCGCAACGTCTACGTCGACGCGCTGCCGATCGGCGACGGCGGGGTCATCAACGACGAGCTGCCGGTCGTCGACGGCGAGATCCCGCTGCCGGACTGGTCGGTGTTCGACGACGCCGACCTCGTCGACCTCGACGACGAGCTGCGCGCGCGGTTCCGGGCCCAGGCGGTCCCGACGCCGGCGCGCGTCGCCTCGGACCCCGTGCGCCTCACCGTCGAGCGGCGCTACGACGTGCCGAGCACCGTCATCGCGTGCGAGGTGTTCGAGGGCTTCGAGAGCCCGACGCAGATGTACCGGCACTTCATGGACGCCGGCCACCCGTACACGGCCGAGCTCGCCGCGATGCGCGACCTCGAGATCGTCGACCTGCCCACCGGGCACTGGCCCATGCTCACGCGCCCCACCGAGCTCGGGGAGGCGATCGCCGCCGCGGTGGCCCGGGCCTGA
- a CDS encoding GNAT family N-acetyltransferase → MTEISTARHVFSSDPSRIDAERVHALLSTHAYWALGRPREVHEAAMAGSRNYGVYDAETGRQLAYARVVTDGATFAWLCDVIVDPDARGAGIGVRLVQGVLADLEPLRLKRIALVTEDAHGLYRKAGFEVLDDPERWMVRPGVL, encoded by the coding sequence ATGACCGAGATCAGCACCGCCCGCCACGTCTTCTCCTCCGACCCGTCGCGCATCGACGCCGAGCGCGTCCACGCGCTGCTGTCGACGCACGCGTACTGGGCCCTCGGCCGGCCGCGCGAGGTCCACGAGGCCGCGATGGCGGGCTCGCGGAACTACGGCGTGTACGACGCCGAGACGGGCCGGCAGCTCGCCTACGCGCGCGTCGTGACCGACGGCGCGACGTTCGCGTGGCTGTGCGACGTCATCGTGGACCCCGACGCACGCGGCGCCGGGATCGGGGTCCGGCTCGTCCAGGGGGTCCTCGCCGACCTCGAGCCGCTGCGGCTCAAGCGGATCGCGCTCGTCACCGAGGACGCGCACGGGCTCTACCGCAAGGCCGGGTTCGAGGTCCTCGACGACCCCGAGCGGTGGATGGTGCGTCCGGGCGTCCTGTGA
- a CDS encoding lysoplasmalogenase: MTDVAPPRPRTGPDPDRLLPTPAARAAAVVLGALTVVHLAAQAAQEPDHARVTQWWLMPALALVVVCATAAPRSRLVRLVLLALGFSWLGDTVPDLFHRDVAFLVLVVLFLCAQLTYVAAFWPTRAASLTRRPPALSLYVLTAVGLVAACAPGAPGVLLAAVVVYGACLVAMAVMATGVHPLAGFGGAVFLASDAMIALDAFTAWFTPPVPGFWIMLTYVAGQALIVSGVLARERVPRR; this comes from the coding sequence GTGACCGACGTCGCTCCACCCCGCCCGCGCACCGGGCCGGATCCCGACCGGCTGCTGCCGACCCCGGCGGCCCGCGCCGCGGCCGTGGTGCTCGGTGCGCTCACCGTGGTCCACCTCGCCGCCCAGGCCGCGCAGGAGCCGGACCACGCGCGCGTGACGCAGTGGTGGCTCATGCCCGCTCTCGCGCTCGTGGTCGTGTGCGCGACGGCGGCACCCCGGTCGCGGCTCGTCCGCCTGGTCCTTCTCGCGCTCGGGTTCTCGTGGCTCGGCGACACCGTTCCCGACCTGTTCCATCGCGACGTCGCGTTCCTCGTCCTGGTCGTCCTCTTCCTGTGCGCCCAGCTCACCTACGTCGCCGCGTTCTGGCCTACGCGGGCGGCGAGCCTCACGCGGCGCCCGCCCGCCCTCTCGCTCTACGTGCTGACCGCCGTCGGTCTCGTCGCGGCGTGCGCGCCGGGCGCTCCCGGCGTGCTGCTCGCGGCCGTCGTCGTCTACGGCGCGTGCCTCGTGGCCATGGCCGTGATGGCGACGGGCGTGCACCCCCTCGCGGGCTTCGGGGGAGCGGTGTTCCTCGCCTCCGACGCGATGATCGCGCTCGACGCGTTCACCGCCTGGTTCACGCCGCCCGTCCCCGGGTTCTGGATCATGCTCACCTACGTCGCGGGGCAGGCGCTGATCGTCTCGGGCGTGCTCGCGCGCGAGCGGGTGCCGCGCCGCTGA
- a CDS encoding GNAT family N-acetyltransferase — protein MTATDTDPEAGARLAPIAERAAAPAQLPHVTAGDLAWRPATRDDARALLDLRNTIADVDREPYRETLEEILEMFDAPWRRYDTDSLLGFDADGVLRAYGLVDSMPGDTRTVRAFLFGGVHPERRGEGIGRELFAWQVARGRQVLAASGKDVPARLAVFAEDDGPVEKNRLYERFGFGAHRFYSELMRDLRDLDAAPVPDVALEGSLRLVPFAAEYDEPTRLAHNDAFRDHWGSEPQTPEQWKNGRSAFAPAWSFVVVDDAPDVEALLASPDTDAETAAALRAGEPLVVGYQLASRFEEDWAVRGFTFGYTDILGVRRAYRGRKVAVAALAAGMRALAADGIEFAALDVDTANPTGADGLYASLGYTKTHGSRMYSVEL, from the coding sequence ATGACCGCCACCGACACCGATCCCGAGGCCGGCGCACGCCTCGCCCCGATCGCCGAGCGCGCCGCCGCGCCGGCACAGCTGCCGCACGTCACCGCGGGCGACCTCGCGTGGCGTCCCGCGACGCGCGACGACGCGCGCGCCCTGCTCGACCTGCGCAACACCATCGCCGACGTCGACCGCGAGCCCTACCGCGAGACGCTCGAGGAGATCCTCGAGATGTTCGACGCACCCTGGCGCCGCTACGACACCGACTCGCTGCTCGGCTTCGACGCCGACGGCGTCCTGCGCGCCTACGGGCTCGTCGACTCGATGCCGGGAGACACCCGCACCGTGCGGGCGTTCCTCTTCGGCGGCGTGCACCCGGAGCGCCGCGGCGAGGGCATCGGCCGCGAGCTGTTCGCGTGGCAGGTCGCCCGCGGCCGCCAGGTGCTCGCGGCGTCGGGCAAGGACGTCCCCGCCCGCCTCGCGGTGTTCGCCGAGGACGACGGCCCCGTCGAGAAGAACCGCCTCTACGAGCGCTTCGGCTTCGGCGCGCACCGGTTCTACTCCGAGCTCATGCGCGACCTGCGCGACCTCGACGCCGCGCCGGTGCCCGACGTCGCGCTCGAGGGCTCGCTGCGCCTCGTGCCGTTCGCCGCCGAGTACGACGAGCCGACGCGCCTGGCGCACAACGACGCGTTCCGCGACCACTGGGGCAGCGAGCCGCAGACGCCCGAGCAGTGGAAGAACGGCCGCTCGGCGTTCGCGCCGGCGTGGTCGTTCGTCGTGGTCGACGACGCCCCCGACGTCGAGGCGCTGCTCGCCTCGCCCGACACCGACGCCGAGACCGCCGCCGCCCTGCGCGCCGGCGAGCCGCTCGTCGTCGGCTACCAGCTCGCGTCCCGGTTCGAGGAGGACTGGGCCGTCCGCGGGTTCACCTTCGGGTACACCGACATCCTCGGCGTGCGGCGCGCCTACCGGGGCCGCAAGGTCGCCGTCGCGGCGCTCGCGGCCGGCATGCGCGCGCTCGCCGCCGACGGCATCGAGTTCGCCGCGCTCGACGTCGACACGGCGAACCCGACCGGCGCCGACGGCCTGTACGCGAGCCTCGGCTACACCAAGACGCACGGCTCGAGGATGTACTCCGTCGAGCTGTGA
- the metH gene encoding methionine synthase — translation MRTRVVVADGAMGTMIQDADPTLEDYEGHEGCNEVLNVSRPDIIRSVHDAYLEVGVDAIETNTFGANWSNLSDYGIEDRIRELARAGAELARERADAWSTPEHPRWVLGSMGPGTKLPSLGHTTYAHLKATFAEQAAGLLEGGADAILVETSQDLLQAKAAVNGAREAMAAVGRRVPVIVSVTVETTGTMLMGSEIGAALTTLQALGVDAIGLNCATGPDQMSEHLRHLARHSEVPVACMPNAGLPELGPKGAVYPLTAPELATAHAQFVEEFSLGLVGGCCGTTPEHLRQVVEAVRGRELTARPVERENGVASLYSHTDLHQDASYLAIGERTNANGSKAFREAMLDGRWDDVVDIARAQTRDGAHLLDVCVDYVGRDGVADVREVVSRLASASTLPLVIDSTEPEVIKAGLELVGGRAVVNSVNFEDGDGPTSRFARIMPLVKEHGAAVIALTIDEEGQARTAEKKVAIASRLIDTLTGDWGMRVDDIIVDALTFPIATGQEETRRDAIETIEAIREITRRYPGVHTTLGVSNVSFGLNPAARTVLNSVFLHEAVQAGLDSAIVHAAKILPRTAIPDEQWEAAEDLVRDRRRYDDEGNLVHDPLSHLLELFSGVDSASLRDQRAAELAALPVGERLERRIIDGARKGLEDDVEEALALGMKALDIVNTHLLGGMKVVGELFGSGQMQLPFVLQSAEVMKAAVALLEPHMERVAGGPDETKGTIVLATVRGDVHDIGKNLVDIILTNNGYKVVNIGIKQPISAMIEAAEQHDADVIGMSGLLVKSTVVMKENLEELVSRGLEKKWPILLGGAALTRTYVEDDLASMFPGTVRYARDAFEGLRLMEPLVRIARGASPDDVGLPPLRKRRHDVVKVTETAPEELPARSDVATDNPVPTPPFWGTRIVKGVQLADYAAFLDERATFMGQWGLKPGRGDDGASYEELVETEGRPRLAEWLERIRTESILDPTVVYGYFPVWSEGNDLVVGHHEGPDGGSGGPVGTERLRFRFPRQRRDRHLCLADFVKPRSWAEETGRFDVLPVQLVTVGDSVSQHTARLFEANRYREYMELHGLSVQLTEALAEFWHARVRDELGFADEDPSDVEGMFKLAYRGARFSLGYPACPDMEDRRKVVELLRPERVGVVLSDELQLHPEQSTDAFVFHHPEAKYFSV, via the coding sequence ATGCGCACGCGCGTCGTCGTGGCCGACGGCGCGATGGGCACGATGATCCAGGACGCGGACCCGACGCTCGAGGACTACGAGGGCCACGAGGGCTGCAACGAGGTCCTCAACGTCTCCCGCCCCGACATCATCCGCTCGGTGCACGACGCGTACCTCGAGGTGGGGGTCGACGCGATCGAGACCAACACGTTCGGCGCCAACTGGTCGAACCTGTCGGACTACGGCATCGAGGACCGCATCCGCGAGCTGGCGCGGGCCGGCGCCGAGCTCGCGCGCGAGCGCGCGGACGCCTGGTCGACGCCCGAGCACCCCCGCTGGGTCCTGGGCTCCATGGGCCCGGGCACGAAGCTGCCCTCGCTCGGCCACACGACGTACGCGCACCTGAAGGCCACCTTCGCCGAGCAGGCGGCCGGGCTCCTCGAGGGCGGAGCCGACGCGATCCTCGTCGAGACGAGCCAGGACCTCCTGCAGGCCAAGGCCGCGGTCAACGGCGCGCGCGAGGCGATGGCCGCCGTCGGGCGGCGCGTGCCGGTCATCGTGTCGGTCACGGTCGAGACGACCGGGACGATGCTCATGGGCTCGGAGATCGGCGCCGCCCTGACCACGCTGCAGGCGCTCGGCGTCGACGCGATCGGGCTGAACTGCGCCACCGGCCCCGACCAGATGAGCGAGCACCTGCGCCACCTTGCCCGCCACAGCGAGGTCCCCGTCGCGTGCATGCCCAACGCCGGCCTGCCCGAGCTCGGCCCGAAGGGCGCGGTCTACCCGCTCACCGCGCCGGAGCTCGCGACGGCGCACGCGCAGTTCGTCGAGGAGTTCTCGCTCGGGCTCGTGGGCGGCTGCTGCGGCACGACGCCGGAGCACCTGCGGCAGGTGGTCGAGGCCGTGCGCGGCCGCGAGCTGACCGCCCGGCCGGTCGAGCGGGAGAACGGCGTCGCGTCGCTGTACTCGCACACCGACCTGCACCAGGACGCCTCCTACCTCGCCATCGGCGAGCGGACGAACGCCAACGGTTCAAAGGCGTTCCGCGAGGCGATGCTCGATGGCCGCTGGGACGACGTCGTCGACATCGCCCGCGCGCAGACGCGCGACGGCGCCCACCTGCTCGACGTGTGCGTCGACTACGTGGGTCGCGACGGCGTCGCGGACGTGCGCGAGGTCGTCTCCCGCCTGGCGTCGGCCTCGACGCTGCCGCTGGTCATCGACTCCACCGAGCCGGAGGTCATCAAGGCGGGCCTCGAGCTCGTCGGCGGGCGCGCCGTCGTGAACTCGGTGAACTTCGAGGACGGCGACGGCCCGACGTCGCGGTTCGCCCGCATCATGCCGCTCGTCAAGGAGCACGGGGCCGCCGTCATCGCGCTGACGATCGACGAGGAGGGCCAGGCACGCACGGCCGAGAAGAAGGTCGCGATCGCGTCGCGCCTCATCGACACCCTGACCGGCGACTGGGGCATGCGGGTCGACGACATCATCGTCGACGCGCTGACGTTCCCCATCGCGACCGGCCAGGAGGAGACGCGGCGCGACGCGATCGAGACGATCGAGGCGATCCGTGAGATCACCCGCCGCTACCCCGGCGTGCACACCACGCTCGGCGTCTCCAACGTGTCGTTCGGCCTGAACCCGGCCGCGCGCACGGTGCTCAACTCGGTGTTCCTGCACGAGGCCGTCCAGGCCGGCCTCGACTCCGCCATCGTGCACGCGGCGAAGATCCTGCCCCGCACCGCGATCCCCGACGAGCAGTGGGAGGCGGCCGAGGACCTCGTGCGGGACCGGCGCCGGTACGACGACGAGGGCAACCTCGTCCACGACCCGCTCTCCCACCTGCTCGAGCTGTTCAGCGGCGTCGACTCCGCTTCGCTGCGCGACCAGCGCGCCGCCGAGCTCGCCGCGCTGCCCGTGGGCGAGCGGCTCGAGCGGCGGATCATCGACGGCGCGCGCAAGGGGCTCGAGGACGACGTCGAGGAGGCGCTCGCCTTGGGCATGAAGGCGCTCGACATCGTCAACACCCACCTGCTGGGCGGCATGAAGGTCGTCGGCGAGCTGTTCGGTTCGGGGCAGATGCAGCTGCCGTTCGTGCTCCAGTCCGCCGAGGTCATGAAGGCGGCCGTCGCGCTGCTCGAGCCGCACATGGAGCGCGTGGCCGGCGGACCCGACGAGACCAAGGGCACGATCGTGCTGGCGACCGTGCGCGGCGACGTGCACGACATCGGCAAGAACCTCGTCGACATCATCCTGACGAACAACGGCTACAAGGTCGTCAACATCGGCATCAAGCAGCCGATCTCGGCCATGATCGAGGCGGCCGAGCAGCACGACGCCGACGTCATCGGGATGTCCGGGCTGCTCGTGAAGTCGACCGTGGTCATGAAGGAGAACCTCGAGGAACTCGTCTCGCGCGGCCTCGAGAAGAAGTGGCCGATCCTGCTCGGCGGCGCGGCCCTGACGCGCACCTACGTCGAGGACGACCTCGCCTCGATGTTCCCCGGCACCGTCCGGTACGCGCGCGACGCGTTCGAGGGGCTGCGGCTCATGGAGCCGCTGGTGCGGATCGCGCGCGGCGCGTCGCCCGACGACGTCGGGCTGCCTCCGCTGCGCAAGCGCCGGCACGACGTCGTCAAGGTCACCGAGACCGCGCCCGAGGAGCTCCCGGCACGCTCCGACGTCGCGACCGACAACCCCGTGCCCACGCCGCCGTTCTGGGGCACGCGGATCGTCAAGGGCGTGCAGCTCGCCGACTACGCCGCCTTCCTCGACGAGCGCGCGACGTTCATGGGCCAGTGGGGCTTGAAGCCGGGGCGCGGAGACGACGGCGCCTCGTACGAGGAGCTCGTCGAGACCGAGGGTCGCCCGCGCCTGGCCGAGTGGCTCGAGCGCATCCGGACCGAGTCGATCCTCGACCCGACCGTGGTGTACGGGTACTTCCCCGTGTGGTCGGAGGGGAACGACCTCGTCGTCGGCCACCACGAGGGGCCCGACGGCGGGTCCGGCGGCCCGGTGGGGACCGAGCGGCTGCGGTTCCGGTTCCCGCGGCAGCGCCGCGACCGGCACCTGTGCCTCGCGGACTTCGTCAAGCCGCGGTCCTGGGCCGAGGAGACCGGGCGGTTCGACGTGCTGCCCGTGCAGCTCGTGACCGTCGGCGACTCGGTGTCGCAGCACACCGCGCGACTCTTCGAGGCGAACCGGTACCGCGAGTACATGGAGCTGCACGGACTGTCCGTCCAGCTCACCGAGGCACTCGCCGAGTTCTGGCACGCGCGGGTGCGCGACGAGCTCGGGTTCGCCGACGAGGACCCGTCCGACGTCGAGGGGATGTTCAAGCTCGCGTACCGCGGGGCACGCTTCTCGCTCGGCTACCCCGCCTGCCCCGACATGGAGGACCGCCGCAAGGTCGTCGAGCTGCTGCGGCCCGAGCGCGTGGGCGTGGTCCTGTCCGACGAGCTGCAGCTGCACCCCGAGCAGTCCACCGACGCGTTCGTGTTCCACCACCCCGAGGCCAAGTACTTCTCGGTGTGA
- a CDS encoding DUF6580 family putative transport protein, whose translation MSGDLTARELLRRWWRPLVAVLVVVAAVVWRLVKDDLGAPPNLELSTAAAFLAAGLLRHRLAALVPLAVVAVSDLLLGNTAILLFTWTAWAAIGLAALWTRRTEGGRRFAVALGYGVGSSLFFYLWTNFGVWLQSRGTFYPAGLDGLLASYVAGLPFLRPMLVGNLVLVPMAAAVVALVERLEHLPAVGPAAHPAR comes from the coding sequence GTGAGCGGTGACCTGACCGCGCGCGAGCTGCTGCGTCGGTGGTGGCGGCCGCTGGTCGCCGTGCTCGTCGTGGTCGCCGCCGTCGTGTGGCGGCTGGTCAAGGACGACCTCGGCGCGCCGCCGAACCTCGAGTTGTCCACCGCGGCGGCGTTCCTCGCCGCCGGGCTGCTGCGGCACCGTCTCGCGGCCCTGGTGCCGCTCGCCGTCGTGGCGGTCAGCGACCTGCTGCTCGGCAACACCGCGATCCTCCTGTTCACCTGGACGGCGTGGGCGGCCATCGGGCTCGCCGCGCTGTGGACCCGGCGGACGGAGGGTGGACGACGGTTCGCCGTCGCGCTCGGGTACGGCGTCGGCAGCTCGCTGTTCTTCTACCTGTGGACCAACTTCGGCGTGTGGCTGCAGAGCCGCGGCACCTTCTACCCCGCGGGTCTCGACGGGCTGCTCGCGAGCTACGTCGCCGGGCTTCCGTTCCTGCGGCCCATGCTGGTCGGCAACCTCGTGCTCGTGCCGATGGCCGCGGCCGTGGTGGCACTCGTCGAGCGCCTCGAGCACCTGCCCGCCGTCGGCCCCGCCGCCCACCCGGCGCGGTAG
- a CDS encoding DUF4430 domain-containing protein, with protein sequence MTIALRLPRRLPAVSATVSAGLLAAALLAGCSTDAEPAAETAAEPTVSASVEADVSEGADTESAAPELTYAGQEGRTALELLLEADPSATVEGEGEMAFVTGIGGVEAGENEFWALYVDGEPAQVGAGSLVTEDGQEITWKLEAFE encoded by the coding sequence GTGACGATCGCTCTGCGCCTTCCCCGCCGCCTGCCCGCCGTCTCCGCCACCGTCTCCGCCGGTCTGCTCGCGGCGGCGCTGCTGGCCGGATGCTCCACCGACGCCGAGCCGGCCGCCGAGACTGCCGCCGAGCCGACGGTCAGCGCCTCGGTGGAGGCCGACGTCTCCGAGGGTGCCGACACCGAGTCGGCCGCACCCGAGCTGACGTACGCCGGCCAGGAGGGCCGCACGGCGCTCGAGCTGCTGCTCGAGGCGGACCCGTCGGCCACGGTCGAGGGCGAGGGCGAGATGGCCTTCGTCACCGGCATCGGCGGCGTCGAGGCCGGCGAGAACGAGTTCTGGGCCCTCTACGTCGACGGCGAGCCCGCCCAGGTGGGCGCCGGCTCGCTCGTGACGGAGGATGGTCAGGAGATCACGTGGAAGCTGGAGGCGTTCGAGTGA